A section of the Pan paniscus chromosome 7, NHGRI_mPanPan1-v2.0_pri, whole genome shotgun sequence genome encodes:
- the NEFL gene encoding neurofilament light polypeptide, whose translation MSSFSYEPYYSTSYKRRYVETPRVHISSVRSGYSTARSAYSSYSAPVSSSLSVRRSYSSSSGSLMPSLENLDLSQVAAISNDLKSIRTQEKAQLQDLNDRFASFIERVHELEQQNKVLEAELLVLRQKHSEPSRFRALYEQEIRDLRLAAEDATNEKQALQGEREGLEETLRNLQARYEEEVLSREDAEGRLMEARKGADEAALARAELEKRIDSLMDEISFLKKVHEEEIAELQAQIQYAQISVEMDVTKPDLSAALKDIRAQYEKLAAKNMQNAEEWFKSRFTVLTESAAKNTDAVRAAKDEVSESRRLLKAKTLEIEACRGMNEALEKQLQELEDKQNADISAMQDTINKLENELRTTKSEMARYLKEYQDLLNVKMALDIEIAAYRKLLEGEETRLSFTSVGSITSGYSQSSQVFGRSAYGGLQTSSYLMSTRSFPSYYTSHVQEEQIEVEETIEAAKAEEAKDEPPSEGEAEEEEKDKEEAEEEEAAEEEEAAKEESEEAKEEEEGGEGEEGEETKEAEEEEKKVEGAGEEQVAKKKD comes from the exons ATGAGTTCCTTCAGCTACGAGCCGTACTACTCGACCTCCTACAAGCGGCGCTACGTGGAGACGCCCCGGGTGCACATCTCCAGCGTGCGCAGCGGCTACAGCACCGCACGCTCAGCTTACTCCAGCTACTCGGCGCCGGTGTCTTCCTCGCTGTCGGTGCGCCGCAGCTACTCCTCCAGCTCTGGATCGTTGATGCCCAGTCTGGAGAACCTCGACCTGAGCCAGGTAGCCGCCATCAGCAACGACCTCAAGTCCATCCGCACGCAGGAGAAGGCGCAGCTCCAGGACCTCAATGACCGCTTCGCCAGCTTCATCGAGCGCGTGCACGAGCTGGAGCAGCAGAACAAGGTCCTGGAAGCCGAGCTGCTGGTGCTGCGCCAGAAGCACTCCGAGCCATCTCGCTTCCGGGCGCTGTACGAGCAGGAGATCCGCGACCTGCGCCTGGCGGCGGAAGATGCCACCAACGAGAAGCAGGCGCTCCAGGGCGAGCGCGAAGGGCTGGAGGAGACCCTGCGCAACCTGCAGGCGCGCTATGAAGAGGAGGTGCTGAGCCGCGAGGACGCCGAGGGCCGGCTGATGGAAGCGCGCAAAGGCGCCGACGAGGCGGCGCTCGCTCGCGCCGAGCTCGAGAAGCGCATCGACAGCTTGATGGACGAAATCTCTTTTCTGAAGAAAGTGCACGAAGAGGAGATCGCCGAACTGCAGGCGCAGATCCAGTACGCGCAGATCTCCGTGGAGATGGACGTGACCAAGCCCGACCTTTCCGCCGCGCTCAAGGACATCCGCGCGCAGTACGAGAAGCTGGCCGCCAAGAACATGCAGAACGCTGAGGAATGGTTCAAGAGCCGCTTCACCGTGCTGACCGAGAGCGCCGCCAAGAACACCGACGCCGTGCGCGCCGCCAAGGACGAGGTGTCCGAGAGCCGTCGTCTGCTCAAGGCCAAGACCCTGGAAATCGAAGCATGCCGGGGCATGAACGAAGCGCTGGAGAAGCAGCTGCAGGAGCTGGAGGACAAGCAGAACGCCGACATCAGCGCTATGCAG GACACgatcaacaaattagaaaatgaattgAGGACCACAAAGAGTGAAATGGCACGATACCTAAAAGAATACCAAGACCTGCTCAACGTGAAGATGGCTTTGGATATTGAGATTGCAGCTTACAG GAAACTCTTGGAAGGCGAGGAGACCCGACTCAGTTTCACCAGCGTGGGAAGCATAACCAGTGGCTATTCCCAGAGCTCCCAGGTCTTTGGCCGATCTGCCTACGGCGGTTTACAGACCAGCTCCTATCTGATGTCCACCCGCTCCTTCCCGTCCTACTACACCAGCCATGTCCAAGAGGAGCAGATCGAAGTGGAGGAAACCATTGAGGCTGCCAAGGCTGAGGAAGCCAAGGATGAGCCCCCCTCTGAAGGTGAAgccgaggaggaggagaaggacaaGGAAGAGGCCGAGGAAGAGGAGGCAGCTGAAGAGGAAGAAG CTGCCAAGGAAGAGTCTGAAgaagcaaaagaagaagaagaaggaggtgaAGGTGAAGAAGGAGAGGAAACCAAAGAAgctgaagaggaggagaagaaagttgAAGGTGCTGGGGAGGAACAAGTAGCTAAGAAGAAAGATTGA